A single Archangium lipolyticum DNA region contains:
- a CDS encoding PaaI family thioesterase: MEPRNPDYVRDMTELFRKAAFVMDVGYELVAIAPGRVETRLTVQPRHLQQDEVIHMGVQATMADHTAGTAAGSLIAADQMVLTTGFTMNLLQAAVGEELRCRAQVLRAGRTLSVVESEVHAVAQGQEKLVSKATVTLAVLARKR, encoded by the coding sequence ATGGAACCGAGGAATCCCGACTACGTGCGGGACATGACGGAGCTCTTCCGCAAGGCGGCGTTCGTCATGGACGTGGGCTACGAGCTGGTCGCCATCGCCCCCGGGCGGGTGGAGACGCGGCTGACGGTCCAGCCCCGGCACCTGCAGCAGGACGAAGTCATCCACATGGGTGTGCAGGCGACGATGGCGGACCACACCGCGGGCACGGCGGCGGGCTCGCTGATCGCCGCGGACCAGATGGTGCTCACCACGGGCTTCACCATGAACCTGCTCCAGGCGGCCGTGGGCGAGGAGCTGCGGTGCCGCGCCCAGGTGCTGCGCGCCGGGCGGACGCTCTCCGTCGTCGAGTCGGAGGTCCACGCCGTGGCCCAGGGCCAGGAGAAGCTCGTCTCGAAGGCCACGGTGACGCTGGCGGTGCTGGCCCGGAAGCGCTGA